The Neodiprion fabricii isolate iyNeoFabr1 chromosome 4, iyNeoFabr1.1, whole genome shotgun sequence genome window below encodes:
- the LOC124181696 gene encoding inositol polyphosphate 1-phosphatase, protein MSEGSRLLECLLKVSEKAANIARVCRQNRQLFKLLVQEKSDEEKNPRFVQDFKTLADVLIQETIKHDVGTEFPDLAEHVTGEENNTFSNTLGESVTVKVCSNFDDTANLLEKVLNNDSEVANLLAVEVHREIQLSDVPGNNHVPDNLKLTTDALGIWIDPIDSTAEYIHGVEKVDEVTGVHLSGLRCVTVLIGVFEKTTGRPVLGVINQPFHNNTCDSEWLGLTYWGFNYNGVRLSSISGPEPSRNVAVLSSSESTGIKSKLSENGFTLVEAAGAGYKLLTVILGQSDIYILSKDSTFKWDTCAAQAILGSLEGGVIDFRNFLKTDSSNDSNLIYLPADNDSCNRGGIVAYRNIEILESIKKILLSH, encoded by the exons ATGTCGGAGGGAAGCAGATTGTTGGAGTGTTTGTTAAAAGTGTCGGAAAAAGCGGCGAATATAGCGAGGGTGTGTCGCCAAAATCGTCAGTTGTTTAAACTCTTGGTACAGGAAAAATCTGATGAGGAAAAGAATCCGAGATTTGTACAGGACTTCAAAACTCTAGCCGATGTATTGATACAGGAAACGATAAAACACGACGTGGGAACGGAG TTTCCAGACCTGGCGGAGCATGTAACAGGCGAGGAGAATAACACGTTCAGTAACACATTGGGCGAGTCTGTTACCGTCAaagtttgttcaaattttgacgaCACTGCCAACCTCTTGGAAAAAGTTCTCAATAACGATTCCGAAGTTGCCAATCTACTCGCTGTTGAAGTGCACAGAGAAATTCAACTTTCAGATGTGCCGGGGAATAATCACGTTCCTGATAATCTCAAACTCACCACCGATGCGCTCGGCATATGGATAGACCCAATTG ATTCTACCGCCGAGTATATTCATGGGGTAGAAAAAGTAGATGAGGTGACGGGTGTGCATTTAAGCGGTTTGAGGTGCGTTACCGTGCTCATTGGAGTCTTTGAGAAAACCACGGGACGTCCAGTTCTAGGTGTGATAAATCAGCCGTTCCACAATAATACTTGTGATTCCGA GTGGCTGGGATTGACTTACTGGGGCTTCAACTATAATGGTGTTAGACTGTCCTCGATAAGTGGTCCAGAACCAAGTAGGAATGTTGCTGTTCTGAGCAGCTCAGAGAGTACGGGTATCAAGTCAAAGCTATCTGAAAATGGCTTCACTTTGGTCGAAGCAGCTGGAGCTGGCTATAAGTTGTTGACGGTGATTCTTGGCCAGTCTGACATCTACATTTTGTCTAAGGACTCCACATTCAAGTGGGACACTTGCGCAGCTCAGGCTATATTGGGTTCCTTGGAAGGAGGTGTAATTGATTTTAGAAACTTCTTAAAAACTGACTCTTCAAACgattcgaatctcatttactTACCTGCGGATAACGATTCCTGCAATCGAGGTGGCATTGTTGCTTACCGCAACATAGAAATCTTGGAatctattaaaaaaatattattatctcaCTAG
- the LOC124181699 gene encoding phospholipase A1 member A-like isoform X2 — protein sequence MSKIFNGSKPSIVLIFIVQFLALRFTPVEGMNENELARISLRVYAGETTSNKYYDVPIGETRNLALKLDAAKPTVLYLHGFQENLERESVRTIVGAYLKRGDHNVIAVNYAEIANGTYIQAVESAEAVGKKLAIALRQLIAGVLDPKLIHIVGYSLGAQVAAYINKYAVVFKVQRLTALDPIGPAFLAVAKRITSADAKFVDVIHTDAFIYGNGYASGGADFWPNSGLRVQPGCPLQYEKGSEEDFCSHQRSWQYYAESVENPKAFMAAKSVTWTKFLGSAHKKQDLVPMGLATPSGTTGLFYLKTNQQSPFGMEENGVKLADE from the exons atgtcgaaaatttttaacgggAGCAAACCGAGCATCGtgttaatttttatcgtaCAATTTCTCGCTCTTCGTTTCACCCCGG TCGAAGGCATGAACGAAAATGAGCTTGCCAGAATATCTCTGCGTGTTTATGCGGG GGAAACTACTAGCAACAAATATTATGACGTACCTATTGGGGAAACACGTAATCTGGCATTGAAATTAGACGCTGCGAAGCCAACCGTTTTATACCTTCACGGTTTTCAAGAAAACCTCGAACGGGAAAGCGTTCGCACTATTGTTGGTG CTTACCTGAAACGCGGTGATCACAACGTGATCGCGGTGAATTACGCCGAAATAGCAAACGGAACTTACATTCAGGCCGTCGAGAGTGCCGAAGCGGTTGGAAAGAAATTGGCAATTGCTCTGCGCCAATTGATTGCGGGTGTTCTGGACCCGAAGCTAATTCACATCGTGGGCTATTCGCTGGGTGCTCAAGTGGCCGCATACATAAACAAATACGCCGTGGTATTCAAGGTGCAGCGACTAACGG CTCTGGATCCCATCGGACCCGCATTTCTCGCTGTTGCTAAGCGAATCACGTCAGCCGATGCGAAATTCGTCGACGTTATTCACACCGACGCCTTCATTTACGGCAACGGCTACGCATCCGGCGGTGCAGATTTTTGGCCCAATAGTGGCCTGCGTGTTCAGCCAGGATGTCCACTACAGTACGAAAAAGGCAGCGAGGAAG atttttgcAGCCATCAAAGATCATGGCAATACTACGCGGAATCGGTTGAAAACCCGAAAGCATTTATGGCGGCAAAATCCGTCACATGGACGAAATTTTTAGGGAGCGCACACAAGAAACAGGATCTTGTTCCTATGGGATTGGCGACGCCTTCCGGCAC GACcggattattttatttaaaaacgaACCAACAGTCGCCATTTGGAATGGAAGAGAACGGCGTCAAGTTAGCCGACGAATAA
- the LOC124181693 gene encoding pre-mRNA-processing factor 40 homolog A, which yields MASSDGIPPPGTVAGFPSVPPSMPPGFVPPIMPGTPYIPAPGLPPGPPSMMPPQFSIPPPGFSFPISAGPPPDINVIAAPPQISGSPAVPTSTTSTLEPATVTPSIPTTEKKSEWTEHKAPDGRTYYYNSSTKQSLWEKPDELKTPSELLLSQCPWKEYKSDNSKIYYHNVTTKESRWTIPPELEELKAKLAAEEAGTVASVAVVTAAAVAGSAIVPSSTPNTALVPPVMHALSPKLVTPQVSTPEASCKSAIEQAMAATLAAINIPTPPTKPDDDSNSTKGSANGSRNSTPEPKVQFKDKKEAIEAFKELLKERDVPSNATWEQAVKMIQNDPRYPQMKKLNERKQAFNAYKTQRLKEEREQERLRLKKAKEDLEQFLLTHEKMTSNTKYYKCEEMYGNLELWRSVGDSDRRDIYEDVIFNLAKREKEEAKVMKKRNTKRLALVLDAMTDVTYKTTWQEAQALLLQHSAFAEDADLLAMDKEDALLVFENHIRQLEKDEEEEKEREKKRRKRLERKNRDGFISLLDDLHEQGKLTSMSLWVELYPMLSADIRFSAMLGQPGSTPLDLFKFYVEDLKSRFHDEKKIIREILKDKSFDVQVNTTFEEFATVVCEDRKSATLDAGNVKLTYNLLLEKAEAREKERIKEETRKFKKLEIGFKNLLKTLDVDYQMSWDDVRAKIEGESDFKAITLESERVRIFKEYQHEIEESCSHHHIRSKKKKTKKPKRKSRSRSHSESDTSEKGVKKKTQKSRSMSPPSKSDSSESDVKKSKRKKSKKKRGRSRSRSYSRLPSSEESPDRKRKDEKHRRTSAHSENGSVNEGAAHHHELSEDELEKQRAQLLRELQMQQEDN from the exons ATG GCATCTAGTGACGGCATTCCGCCACCTGGGACTGTAGCTGGCTTTCCTTCAGTCCCACCGAGCATGCCGCCAGGTTTTGTGCCGCCAATCATGCCTGGCACCCCTTATATACCGGCTCCAGGGTTGCCCCCAGGTCCTCCAAGCATGATGCCACCTCAATTTTCTATTCCGCCACCTGGTTTCAGTTTTCCGATCTCCGCCGGACCTCCTCCTGATATAAACGTTATAG CTGCGCCTCCTCAAATAAGTGGATCACCAGCTGTCCCAACATCAACAACATCGACACTTGAGCCAGCCACAGTAACGCCATCAATTCCaacaacggaaaaaaaatccgaatGGACAGAGCACAAAGCTCCAGATGGTcgtacatattattataatagttCAACAAAGCAATCActttgggaaaagcctgatgAATTGAAAACTCCAAGTGAATTACTACTATCTCAGTGCCCATGGAAAGAGTACAAATCTGACAATAGTAAAATTTACTACCACAATGTCACAACCAAAGAATCAAGGTGGACTATACCACCTGAGCTTGAGGAATTGAAGGCAAAGCTTGCTGCTGAAGAAGCTGGCACTGTTGCTTCAGTTGCAGTTGTTACTGCTGCTGCCGTTGCCGGCTCTGCTATTGTCCCAAGCAGCACTCCGAATAC GGCTCTTGTTCCACCTGTGATGCATGCGTTGTCGCCAAAACTCGTGACACCACAAGTAAGCACTCCTGAGGCGAGCTGTAAATCGGCAATCGAACAGGCTATGGCGGCAACCCTCGCCGCCATAAATATTCCAACTCCTCCGACAAAGCCAGACGACGATAGTAACTCGACGAAAGGTTCTGCCAATGGAAGTAGGAACAGCACTCCTGAACCTAAAGTGCAATTTAAAGATAAAAAGGAAGCGATCGAAGCATTTAAGGAGCTGCTGAAGGAGCGAGATGTACCCTCTAATGCTACTTGGGAACAGGCAgtgaaaatgattcaaaatgATCCAAGGTACCCACAGATGAAGAAATTGAACGAGAGAAAACAAGCTTTCAACGCTTACAAAACGCAACGGCTCAAAGAAGAACGTGAACAGGAAAGACTGAG gCTGAAAAAAGCCAAGGAGGACTTAGAACAGTTTTTATTGACTCACGAGAAGATGACGAGtaatacaaaatattacaaatgtGAGGAGATGTATGGTAACTTGGAGCTTTGGCGTTCGGTTGGAGATTCGGATCGTCGTGACATTTACGAGGATGTTATATTCAACTTGGCTAAACGTGAAAAAGAGGAAGCAAAGGTTATGAAGAAACGTAACACCAAACGACTCGCCCTTGTGTTGGATGCCATGACAGACGTTACATACAAAACCACTTGGCAGGAGGCACAAGCATTGCTGCTTCAGCATTCTGCGTTTGCTGAAGACGCGGACTTGTTGGCTATGGATAAGGAGGATGCTCTGctagtttttgaaaatcatattCGTCAATTGGAGAAAgatgaagaggaggaaaaggagcgggagaaaaaacgaaggaaacgATTAGAGAGGAAAAATAGGGACGGATTTATA AGTTTATTGGACGATTTACACGAGCAAGGCAAACTGACATCCATGTCACTCTGGGTGGAACTTTATCCTATGCTATCCGCCGACATACGATTTTCAGCCATGCTTGGTCAGCCGGGATCAACGCCGTTAGATCTGTTCAAATTTTACGTCGAAGATTTAAAGTCACGTTTCCacgacgaaaagaaaataatacgcGAAATTTTGAAGGACAAAAGTTTTGACGTTCAGGTTAACACTACATTTGAAGAGTTTGCGACGGTAGTTTGCGAGGACAGAAAATCGGCGACTCTGGATGCTGGAAATGTCAAACTCACGTACAATCTGTTGCTTGAAAAAGCAGAGGCAAGGGAAAAGGAGAGGATCAAAGAAGAAACGAGGAAATTTAAAAAGCTTGAAATTGGATTTAAAAACTTGCTTAAAACCTTAGACGTTGATTATCAGATGTCGTGGGACGACGTTAGAGCCAAAATCGAAGGGGAATCCGATTTCAAAGCCATAACACTCGAGAGCGAGAGAGTAAGGATATTCAAGGAGTATCAGCACGAGATCGAGGAAAGTTGTAGCCACCATCACATAAggagcaaaaaaaagaagacgaaaaaaCCGAAAAGAAAGTCACGATCTCGGTCCCATAGT GAGTCTGATACAAGTGAAAAAGGGGTTAAgaaaaaaacccaaaaatcACGATCTATGAGTCCTCCGAGTAAATCGGACAGTTCTGAATCTGACGTGAAAAAATCCAAGCGCaagaaaagtaagaagaaaAGAGGCCGCAGCCGTTCA CGTTCCTATTCAAGGCTACCATCTTCAGAAGAGTCTCCTGACCGAAAACGTAAGGATGAAAAACATCGACGAACGTCTGCCCACAGTGAAAACGGTTCGGTTAACGAGGGTGCTGCTCATCACCATGAATTATCCGAGGATGAATTAGAAAAGCAAAGAGCACAACTATTGCGCGAACTTCAAATGCAGCAGGAAGACAATTGa
- the LOC124181699 gene encoding phospholipase A1 member A-like isoform X4, with amino-acid sequence MSKIFNGSKPSIVLIFIVQFLALRFTPVEGMNENELARISLRVYAGETTSNKYYDVPIGETRNLALKLDAAKPTVLYLHGFQENLERESVRTIVGAYLKRGDHNVIAVNYAEIANGTYIQAVESAEAVGKKLAIALRQLIAGVLDPKLIHIVGYSLGAQVAAYINKYAVVFKVQRLTALDPIGPAFLAVAKRITSADAKFVDVIHTDAFIYGNGYASGGADFWPNSGLRVQPGCPLQYEKGSEEDFCSHQRSWQYYAESVENPKAFMAAKSVTWTKFLGSAHKKQDLVPMGLATPSGTYST; translated from the exons atgtcgaaaatttttaacgggAGCAAACCGAGCATCGtgttaatttttatcgtaCAATTTCTCGCTCTTCGTTTCACCCCGG TCGAAGGCATGAACGAAAATGAGCTTGCCAGAATATCTCTGCGTGTTTATGCGGG GGAAACTACTAGCAACAAATATTATGACGTACCTATTGGGGAAACACGTAATCTGGCATTGAAATTAGACGCTGCGAAGCCAACCGTTTTATACCTTCACGGTTTTCAAGAAAACCTCGAACGGGAAAGCGTTCGCACTATTGTTGGTG CTTACCTGAAACGCGGTGATCACAACGTGATCGCGGTGAATTACGCCGAAATAGCAAACGGAACTTACATTCAGGCCGTCGAGAGTGCCGAAGCGGTTGGAAAGAAATTGGCAATTGCTCTGCGCCAATTGATTGCGGGTGTTCTGGACCCGAAGCTAATTCACATCGTGGGCTATTCGCTGGGTGCTCAAGTGGCCGCATACATAAACAAATACGCCGTGGTATTCAAGGTGCAGCGACTAACGG CTCTGGATCCCATCGGACCCGCATTTCTCGCTGTTGCTAAGCGAATCACGTCAGCCGATGCGAAATTCGTCGACGTTATTCACACCGACGCCTTCATTTACGGCAACGGCTACGCATCCGGCGGTGCAGATTTTTGGCCCAATAGTGGCCTGCGTGTTCAGCCAGGATGTCCACTACAGTACGAAAAAGGCAGCGAGGAAG atttttgcAGCCATCAAAGATCATGGCAATACTACGCGGAATCGGTTGAAAACCCGAAAGCATTTATGGCGGCAAAATCCGTCACATGGACGAAATTTTTAGGGAGCGCACACAAGAAACAGGATCTTGTTCCTATGGGATTGGCGACGCCTTCCGGCAC tTATTCAACGTAG
- the LOC124181699 gene encoding phospholipase A1 member A-like isoform X3 produces MNENELARISLRVYAGETTSNKYYDVPIGETRNLALKLDAAKPTVLYLHGFQENLERESVRTIVGAYLKRGDHNVIAVNYAEIANGTYIQAVESAEAVGKKLAIALRQLIAGVLDPKLIHIVGYSLGAQVAAYINKYAVVFKVQRLTALDPIGPAFLAVAKRITSADAKFVDVIHTDAFIYGNGYASGGADFWPNSGLRVQPGCPLQYEKGSEEDFCSHQRSWQYYAESVENPKAFMAAKSVTWTKFLGSAHKKQDLVPMGLATPSGTTGLFYLKTNQQSPFGMEENGVKLADLFNVVQTDGARILQK; encoded by the exons ATGAACGAAAATGAGCTTGCCAGAATATCTCTGCGTGTTTATGCGGG GGAAACTACTAGCAACAAATATTATGACGTACCTATTGGGGAAACACGTAATCTGGCATTGAAATTAGACGCTGCGAAGCCAACCGTTTTATACCTTCACGGTTTTCAAGAAAACCTCGAACGGGAAAGCGTTCGCACTATTGTTGGTG CTTACCTGAAACGCGGTGATCACAACGTGATCGCGGTGAATTACGCCGAAATAGCAAACGGAACTTACATTCAGGCCGTCGAGAGTGCCGAAGCGGTTGGAAAGAAATTGGCAATTGCTCTGCGCCAATTGATTGCGGGTGTTCTGGACCCGAAGCTAATTCACATCGTGGGCTATTCGCTGGGTGCTCAAGTGGCCGCATACATAAACAAATACGCCGTGGTATTCAAGGTGCAGCGACTAACGG CTCTGGATCCCATCGGACCCGCATTTCTCGCTGTTGCTAAGCGAATCACGTCAGCCGATGCGAAATTCGTCGACGTTATTCACACCGACGCCTTCATTTACGGCAACGGCTACGCATCCGGCGGTGCAGATTTTTGGCCCAATAGTGGCCTGCGTGTTCAGCCAGGATGTCCACTACAGTACGAAAAAGGCAGCGAGGAAG atttttgcAGCCATCAAAGATCATGGCAATACTACGCGGAATCGGTTGAAAACCCGAAAGCATTTATGGCGGCAAAATCCGTCACATGGACGAAATTTTTAGGGAGCGCACACAAGAAACAGGATCTTGTTCCTATGGGATTGGCGACGCCTTCCGGCAC GACcggattattttatttaaaaacgaACCAACAGTCGCCATTTGGAATGGAAGAGAACGGCGTCAAGTTAGCCGAC tTATTCAACGTAGTGCAAACTGACGGAGCGAGGATAttgcagaaatga
- the LOC124181699 gene encoding phospholipase A1 member A-like isoform X1, with translation MSKIFNGSKPSIVLIFIVQFLALRFTPVEGMNENELARISLRVYAGETTSNKYYDVPIGETRNLALKLDAAKPTVLYLHGFQENLERESVRTIVGAYLKRGDHNVIAVNYAEIANGTYIQAVESAEAVGKKLAIALRQLIAGVLDPKLIHIVGYSLGAQVAAYINKYAVVFKVQRLTALDPIGPAFLAVAKRITSADAKFVDVIHTDAFIYGNGYASGGADFWPNSGLRVQPGCPLQYEKGSEEDFCSHQRSWQYYAESVENPKAFMAAKSVTWTKFLGSAHKKQDLVPMGLATPSGTTGLFYLKTNQQSPFGMEENGVKLADLFNVVQTDGARILQK, from the exons atgtcgaaaatttttaacgggAGCAAACCGAGCATCGtgttaatttttatcgtaCAATTTCTCGCTCTTCGTTTCACCCCGG TCGAAGGCATGAACGAAAATGAGCTTGCCAGAATATCTCTGCGTGTTTATGCGGG GGAAACTACTAGCAACAAATATTATGACGTACCTATTGGGGAAACACGTAATCTGGCATTGAAATTAGACGCTGCGAAGCCAACCGTTTTATACCTTCACGGTTTTCAAGAAAACCTCGAACGGGAAAGCGTTCGCACTATTGTTGGTG CTTACCTGAAACGCGGTGATCACAACGTGATCGCGGTGAATTACGCCGAAATAGCAAACGGAACTTACATTCAGGCCGTCGAGAGTGCCGAAGCGGTTGGAAAGAAATTGGCAATTGCTCTGCGCCAATTGATTGCGGGTGTTCTGGACCCGAAGCTAATTCACATCGTGGGCTATTCGCTGGGTGCTCAAGTGGCCGCATACATAAACAAATACGCCGTGGTATTCAAGGTGCAGCGACTAACGG CTCTGGATCCCATCGGACCCGCATTTCTCGCTGTTGCTAAGCGAATCACGTCAGCCGATGCGAAATTCGTCGACGTTATTCACACCGACGCCTTCATTTACGGCAACGGCTACGCATCCGGCGGTGCAGATTTTTGGCCCAATAGTGGCCTGCGTGTTCAGCCAGGATGTCCACTACAGTACGAAAAAGGCAGCGAGGAAG atttttgcAGCCATCAAAGATCATGGCAATACTACGCGGAATCGGTTGAAAACCCGAAAGCATTTATGGCGGCAAAATCCGTCACATGGACGAAATTTTTAGGGAGCGCACACAAGAAACAGGATCTTGTTCCTATGGGATTGGCGACGCCTTCCGGCAC GACcggattattttatttaaaaacgaACCAACAGTCGCCATTTGGAATGGAAGAGAACGGCGTCAAGTTAGCCGAC tTATTCAACGTAGTGCAAACTGACGGAGCGAGGATAttgcagaaatga